One stretch of Candidatus Bathyarchaeia archaeon DNA includes these proteins:
- a CDS encoding ABC transporter substrate-binding protein: MNRNLVIGLILAIIIGASLVIGYGNNWFTQPETPTPEVSPTPTATAPPSPQTSASPQATPTPQQTSTPQTSTPTPTSTATPTATSTSTSSPSATPKPTATATPQTTPQATPTVQPTTTPQPTPTPTPELSMDLVLEVYGNANMDAAVDEEDLTYLTSIISGSSSATQFADANNDGKVDAADKDQVVALINGTASYIVLLDGNGKLITVSLPANRIVVEYIQNAEMMRVLDLEDEVVGVDFCVDVLREYYFPDNPNIVSVGQMYTPDYEAVLNLDPDVLLTFSSATEEKAEKLPGVDVVFLGLYYPNVTNPEDSSFMQGILKAGYIFDRVPQATEYASWLLNLTDTIRAKTSTLTSDQQQTVLLTNYPYTASATVKAYATIDTLGQVCILSGGANIAQSMPTYLNASSVNVDAEWILSQDPDYIFLHTVRYTFSGLTNADPAQGYDVSDTSSISQCLQEYISQPMFANLKAVKNGHVYIIAGDFRNNAMGGVLGAVYLTNVLYPDLLTDFNPQAIHQEYITHFMRLDYNLDEEGVFLYPGITINGDIVGIPNGST; encoded by the coding sequence ATGAACAGAAACCTCGTAATTGGCCTTATTCTCGCAATAATCATAGGGGCTTCCCTCGTAATCGGTTACGGCAACAACTGGTTCACCCAACCAGAGACACCCACACCTGAGGTATCCCCGACCCCCACGGCAACTGCCCCACCCTCACCACAAACCTCAGCTTCACCACAAGCAACACCCACCCCCCAACAAACCTCCACACCGCAGACTTCAACCCCAACACCAACGTCAACCGCCACACCAACTGCCACCTCAACCTCCACATCTTCTCCCTCCGCCACCCCCAAGCCAACCGCAACAGCTACCCCCCAAACCACACCTCAAGCAACCCCCACAGTGCAGCCAACCACCACCCCTCAACCAACGCCAACCCCAACACCTGAGCTCTCGATGGATTTGGTGTTGGAGGTTTACGGAAATGCTAACATGGACGCAGCAGTGGACGAAGAAGACCTCACTTACCTAACGAGCATAATCAGCGGCTCATCTTCTGCTACTCAGTTTGCAGACGCAAACAACGATGGAAAAGTTGATGCAGCAGACAAAGACCAAGTTGTTGCCCTCATAAACGGCACTGCTTCTTACATTGTTCTGCTGGACGGCAACGGTAAACTCATAACGGTTTCGCTTCCCGCAAACCGTATCGTGGTCGAATACATTCAGAACGCCGAAATGATGCGCGTTCTTGACCTAGAAGACGAAGTCGTCGGCGTTGACTTCTGCGTTGATGTCCTCAGAGAATACTACTTCCCAGACAACCCCAACATAGTCTCAGTTGGGCAAATGTACACCCCCGACTATGAAGCAGTTCTCAACTTGGACCCCGATGTGCTGTTGACTTTCTCCAGTGCCACCGAAGAAAAAGCTGAAAAGCTGCCTGGTGTTGACGTAGTCTTCCTGGGGCTATACTACCCTAACGTGACCAACCCTGAGGACTCCAGTTTCATGCAAGGCATCCTCAAAGCTGGCTACATCTTTGACAGGGTTCCCCAAGCCACAGAATATGCAAGTTGGCTGCTCAATTTGACCGACACCATCCGCGCTAAAACCAGCACCCTAACCTCGGACCAACAGCAAACCGTCTTGTTAACTAACTACCCCTATACGGCTTCAGCGACCGTAAAAGCCTACGCGACAATTGACACTCTTGGACAAGTCTGCATCTTATCAGGCGGAGCAAACATCGCTCAGTCAATGCCCACCTACCTTAACGCGTCTTCGGTAAACGTTGATGCGGAGTGGATACTCTCACAAGACCCTGACTACATTTTCTTGCACACAGTTCGATACACCTTCAGCGGCTTAACCAACGCTGACCCCGCTCAGGGCTACGATGTAAGCGACACCTCAAGCATAAGCCAATGCCTCCAAGAATACATCTCCCAGCCGATGTTTGCCAACCTTAAAGCCGTCAAGAACGGGCACGTATACATCATCGCAGGTGACTTCCGAAACAACGCCATGGGCGGCGTTTTAGGAGCAGTTTACCTGACCAACGTGCTCTACCCTGACTTACTGACGGACTTTAACCCACAAGCCATACACCAAGAATACATCACTCACTTCATGCGGCTAGATTACAACCTCGACGAAGAAGGCGTCTTCCTGTATCCGGGCATCACCATCAACGGTGACATCGTCGGCATACCCAACGGCTCCACATAA
- a CDS encoding FecCD family ABC transporter permease has product MAEPKKEDRNDMVDQTPVDAAQSKAALSTEESEKRKYRKLVAKRVLFLVTCAVLLFVVAGVSLALGSASFSFFEAYAAIFARAFPNWIQVSPLADTVVWTLRLPRILLAILAGATLAMSGSTTQAILRNPLATPYTLGVSAGAALGAAVAIILGSGLTEGPLLIITNAFLFSMIPVAVILLLVKRRGPSPETIILAGIAILYIFQACTIILQYFAESNAVSATVFWTVGDLSRAAWWQLPYLLGALVICFAINMRLSWDLNLMKMGDDTAKSLGVEVNRVRRITLIAACLSTATVVSFTGAIGFVGLVAPHICRAIIGGDERFLIVSSTLFGAVLLLFADILARRLLAPVVLPVGAITAFLGGPLLLYLLIRRKVNH; this is encoded by the coding sequence TTGGCTGAACCGAAAAAGGAAGACCGCAACGATATGGTGGACCAAACCCCAGTAGATGCGGCTCAAAGTAAAGCCGCACTCAGCACGGAGGAAAGTGAAAAAAGAAAATACCGAAAGCTAGTAGCAAAACGTGTTCTTTTTTTGGTTACCTGTGCCGTCCTGCTGTTTGTGGTTGCCGGCGTTTCGTTGGCTTTGGGTTCCGCTTCCTTTTCGTTTTTTGAGGCTTACGCCGCAATTTTTGCTAGAGCCTTTCCGAACTGGATTCAGGTCAGCCCGTTGGCTGACACGGTTGTGTGGACCCTCCGGTTACCCCGCATTCTTTTAGCAATTCTAGCAGGCGCTACATTAGCCATGTCTGGTTCCACAACGCAGGCAATTCTAAGAAACCCTCTTGCCACCCCCTACACCTTAGGTGTCTCTGCAGGTGCAGCCTTGGGCGCCGCTGTCGCCATTATCTTGGGCAGCGGCTTAACTGAAGGTCCTCTCCTGATAATCACTAACGCCTTTTTATTCTCCATGATTCCTGTCGCAGTCATTTTGCTGCTGGTTAAGCGTAGAGGTCCCTCGCCTGAAACCATAATCTTGGCGGGCATAGCCATACTGTACATTTTCCAAGCATGCACCATCATACTGCAGTATTTTGCTGAATCCAACGCCGTCAGCGCCACTGTCTTTTGGACGGTTGGTGACCTTTCCCGAGCGGCTTGGTGGCAGCTACCCTACCTCTTAGGCGCACTGGTCATATGCTTTGCAATTAACATGCGTTTATCTTGGGACCTTAACCTCATGAAGATGGGCGACGACACCGCAAAAAGTCTCGGCGTAGAAGTAAACCGCGTTAGACGAATCACCTTAATTGCGGCATGCCTCTCCACAGCAACGGTGGTCAGCTTCACGGGCGCCATCGGCTTTGTGGGTCTGGTTGCCCCGCACATTTGCCGTGCAATCATCGGTGGAGACGAGCGTTTCCTGATTGTTTCCTCAACCCTTTTTGGGGCGGTTCTGCTGTTGTTTGCCGACATTTTAGCTAGGCGACTGCTTGCTCCCGTGGTGCTTCCTGTGGGGGCTATCACGGCATTTCTAGGCGGACCCCTGCTGCTGTACTTGCTGATCCGACGAAAAGTAAACCACTAA
- a CDS encoding class I SAM-dependent methyltransferase, giving the protein MAEAANWVELRQQMMIDTRRTACCAPSYWEKCANGFNEKVSSLKDLTEKQLRRLPLSPEYTVLDVGAGTGRITIPVAKRVKQVTALEPAGNMLALLKANAQKANLTNLRFIQRSLEDLRVGDDVQPHDVVIASFSLFMVNLEKELVKLDALATKRVYLFLSASEWMDREIQNLVYSDSVSVKSDYIYVYNILHDLGILANVEVWDYQSMQNFRSLDDAAEKYAEQYHINPSKNSALKAYLRRILIVDNGKLWLNRKRKTATIWWTKPQ; this is encoded by the coding sequence ATGGCAGAGGCAGCAAATTGGGTCGAGTTGCGGCAGCAAATGATGATAGATACACGCCGCACCGCATGTTGTGCTCCAAGTTACTGGGAGAAATGCGCCAACGGCTTTAACGAAAAAGTATCATCCCTCAAGGACTTAACCGAGAAACAACTACGCAGACTGCCGCTATCGCCCGAATACACCGTTCTTGATGTCGGCGCAGGCACAGGGCGAATAACAATACCTGTCGCAAAAAGGGTCAAGCAAGTCACGGCTTTAGAGCCTGCTGGAAACATGCTTGCCCTTCTGAAGGCAAACGCCCAAAAAGCCAACTTAACCAATCTGCGTTTCATCCAGCGGTCTTTGGAGGATTTACGCGTCGGCGATGACGTTCAACCCCACGACGTGGTTATTGCCTCTTTTTCCCTGTTCATGGTTAACCTTGAAAAGGAACTGGTAAAGCTGGATGCTCTTGCCACAAAACGCGTCTACCTTTTCCTGTCCGCTTCTGAGTGGATGGACCGTGAAATTCAAAACTTAGTCTACAGTGACTCAGTTTCTGTGAAGTCGGACTATATCTACGTTTACAACATTCTGCATGACTTGGGCATACTTGCTAATGTGGAGGTTTGGGATTACCAGTCAATGCAGAACTTTCGCAGTTTAGACGATGCAGCCGAAAAATACGCTGAACAGTACCATATAAACCCCAGCAAAAATTCGGCTCTAAAAGCGTATCTGCGCAGAATTTTAATAGTAGACAACGGAAAACTTTGGCTGAACCGAAAAAGGAAGACCGCAACGATATGGTGGACCAAACCCCAGTAG